The nucleotide window TACTGAAGATGTCGTATTACGTTTTGCCACTTTAGATTTGGTGAGAAGTGATTGGAGGAGATTTACTCTAGATTTAGATAACGACCCTACAAACAATAGTGCAAATGCAGAGTTTAATGTTGGTATTATCGGTGTTCAGGAAAATGATGGTAATTATGTAATTCCGCCAGGAGTAAGACGAGAAGAGCTTAATAATAACAATAATATTATTAGACAGAACGAGCAATCTTTAGTGTTAGAAGCTTGTGAATTAGAACCAGAGGATTCTAGAGGAGTGTTTAAGAATATTAATGTAGACATGCGTCAGTATAAAAAACTACGTATGTTTTTACATGCAGAAGCTCAAGACGGTCAATCACTTCAGGAAGGTGAACTCACTGCTTTTATTAGAATGGGTAACGATTTTAATCAAAATTTTTATCAAATAGAGATACCATTATTACCTTCAGATTTGGCAGATGGAAATTTATCCATAGAAGAACGCATTTGGCCAGCAGTTAACGAAATTAACATCTCGTTAGATATTCTTCAAGATATAAAATCTCAAGGAATTTTTAACCAAACACTGTCTAATGAAGATCCAACTTTTTATGATGTTATAGATGGCGTTTTAAATGAGACACCTGTAGCAGAATTTTCGCCTTTAGCTACAGGGCAACAGCGCGTGGCTATTAAGGGAAATCCAAATTTTGGCGACATAAGAGTGTTAATGGTAGGTCTTAAAAACTCTGGTATAACAGGTACACCTGCTTGTGGTGAGGTTTGGTTTAACGAGTTACGTATGTCTGATTTAGAAAACGAAGGAGGTTGGGCTGCAGTGGTAAGTATGGATTCTAATATTGCAGACTTTGCAGATGTGAGTGCTACAGGTAGACGCAGTACCATAGGATTTGGTGGTATAGAACAATCGCCTAACGAACGTAGTAGAGAAGATGTAAAACAATACGACGTTGTTACCAATGTGCAGATTGGACAATTATTACCTAAGAAATGGGGAATTCAAATTCCGTTTAATTATTCTCAAAGTGAAGAAATAATTACACCGCAGTTTGATGAGTATTATAGAGATATAGAATTACAAACGCAATTAGATAATACAACAGATCAAGATTCTATACTTAAGGTAAATGAAAATTATACCAAACGTAAGAGTATTAACTTTATTGGAGTTAGAAAACAGCGCACAGGCGAAAAGAAAGCGCGTTTTTATGATGTAGAAAACCTAACCTTTAACTATTCATACAACAAAGTAGAACATCGCGATTTTGAAATCGAAAATTCACTCGACCAAAATGTAAGAGCAGGTGTCAACTACAACTATGCCTTTGAGCCTGCAAAGATTGAGCCTTTTAAAAAGAACGACTCATTGTTTACAGGTAAATATTGGAAGATTCTCAAAGACTTTAATCTTAATTTACTGCCATCAAATATTTCGGTCAATACAGACATAAATAGACAGTTTAGCAAACAGAAGTTTAGAGAAGTAGAACTCGGAGGTGATAACATAGGTATTGAAGAATTATTTAGAAGAAACTATACGTTCGATTTTCAGTATGTTATAAATTATAACTTAACAGATGCCTTAAGTCTCAACTTTTCGGCAGCCAATACAAATATTGTAAGAAATTATTTTGTTGATAATGGACTAGAAAACACACCAAACTATGTTAATGGTCGCCAAGATCCTACGCTGAATGTATGGGACGGTTTTTTCGATTTTGGTGATCCAAATTTTCAGACACAACAACTTCAAGTCAATTATGAGTTGCCATTATATAAAATTCCTGCGTTAAGTTTTTTAAGAACAACTTATACCTACAATGGTGCTTTTCAATGGCAAAAGGGCTCTGATCTAAATGAAGGTATAGAAATTGATGGGCAGATACAAAATTTAGGACACTCCATACAAAACTCTAATACGCACAATATCAATTCTACGCTCAACATGGAAACGTTTTATAAATCCATAGGTTTAGTAAAGAAAAACAATAGGCGTGGTAGAGGAAGAAACACCAGTACAAAGGCCAAATCAAGGAGAGCAACACCAGACACCAATAAATCTCTAGAGAAGAGCGGAGGCCAACAAGACCCAAGCAAGTTAAGCACAGGCAAGAAAGCCTACAATACATTAGTTGATATTGTTACAATGGTAAAGCGTATTCAGTTTGGGTACAGTGAAACTAATGGTACATTTTTACCAGGATATTTGCCAACACCTGGATTTATAGGAACATTAAGACCAACTTGGGGTTATACATTTGGCAGCCAAAATGATATACGAAGTTTGGTAGCCAATAATGGTTGGCTCACTACATTCGATAATTTCAATGAACAATTTACATCCCTAAAAAATTCAACATTAGATTATTCTGTTAATGTAGAGCCAATGCGCGATTTAAAAATCGATTTTATAGGAAACAGAACCTATGCAGAAAACTTTACAGAAAACTTTAGAGTAGAAGATTATTTAGACGCCAACGGAAATGAAGTCCCAGTAGGTACTGGTGATGGTGTTTTAGATTATAGGTCCTTAACACCAAACACCTTTGGTAATTTCAACATATCTACAGCATTAATTAAAACAGCATTTGGTAAAAGTGATGAAAACCAATCTGATGCTTTTGATGATTTTAGAGCCAATAGATTAATTATTGCCAATCGTCTTGCGCGAGAGTTTTATGGCACAACTAACTTTGCTACAGACGCAGAAGGTTTTCCTTTAGGCTTTGGCAAAAATAGCCAACGTGTATTATTACCAGCTTTTTTATCTGCTTACCAAGGCACTGACCCAGAAAAAATAACAACAAGAGCCTTTAGAGATGTGCCAATACCAAACTGGACTCTAAAATATACAGGACTAATGAAAATTCCTTGGTTCAAAAAGAATTTTAGGCGTTTTTCTATCCAACATGGCTACAGATCTAGATATACAATTAATCAATTTAGAACTAACCTAGACTATATTGCTGGCGAAAGAGGTCTAGAGTACGATGATCAGTCTGGTGATGCGCTAAACCAGTCAGGAGATTTTAAAAACGAAACACTTTACAGCAATATTAACCTAGAAGAGCAATTCAGCCCGTTAGTTCGATTAGAGTTTGAAATGAAAAACTCCATAAAGGTGTTAGCCGAAGTTCAAAAAGACAGATTATTATCATTAAGTTTTGATAATAATTTGCTTACAGAAATTCAAGGGCAAGAGTACACCTTGGGCTTAGGGTATCGAATTAAAGATTTAAGGATTAGATCTGCGCTAGCAGGTGCAAAACAAATTGTTAAGAGCGATTTAAATATGCGTGCAGATATTTCAGTGAGAGATAATAAGACCATAATAAGATATCTAGACTTAGAGAACAATCAAATAACAGCAGGCCAAACTGTTTGGAGCGGAAAGTTTTCAGCAGATTATGCATTTAGTAAAAACCTAACGGCTATTTTCTATTTTGATTATACGTTTTCAGATTTTGCCATATCAACTTCATTTCCGCAAACCTCGTTAAGATCTGGTATTACTTTACGATACAATTTCGGAAATTAATTTTAAGAATTAGGTTTGAAAACCAGCAATTAAAAAATTACATTTGCTTCAGTAATATAAAATACAATCTAAGATGAATATTCCATCAGAATTAAAATACACCAAGGACCACGAGTGGGTAAAAATTGAAGGAGATATTGCAACAGTAGGCATAACAGATTTTGCTCAAGGAGAATTAGGAGATATCGTTTATGTAGAAGTAGAAACCGTAGATGAAACTCTCGATGCAGAAGAAGTGTTTGGCACAGTTGAGGCCGTTAAAACCGTTTCAGATTTATTTTTACCATTATCTGGCGAAATAATTGAGTTTAATGAATCATTAGAGGACGAGCCAGAAAAAGTAAACACAGATCCTTATGGAGAAGGCTGGATGATTAAGCTAAAAATATCTGATACATCCGAGGTAGAAGACTTACTATCTGCTAACGACTACAAAGCACTTATTAGTGGTTAAAAAACTTTTGTTTTTAGCTGCGCTAGTCTATACATTTGTATTGGTTGTTGCAACGTTTATAAACCTAAATGGCGTTCCTAGCTTAGGGTCATCCTTTGACGACAAGATATATCACTTTTTGGCATACGTCGTTTTAGGAGGCTTATGGATAACCTATTTTAAATCCTTTAGCAATAATAACAGACTTTGGCTCGTATTTATAGTCGTTGTTTTCTTTGGTATTTTATTAGAAGTGATACAACATAAATTAAATAAAAACAGAACCTACGACACATACGATTTGTTGGCAAATTGTTTTGGCGTGTTAGTTGGCACGTTAATTGCGGCTAGACTAGATATATTAAAGTTAAAATAAATAGAAGTTTTGCTTTTTTTCTTAATATTTAATTAAATTAGCATTTCTATAAAAGAAATCACAATATGGAACCTAAGAAGAATCCAAAATCAGATGTAAGCAGAAACAGCTCACTTTATTTTGCCGTAGGATTAACGTTAATGCTTGCCATTACATACATGGCAATAAACTATAAAACTTACGATAAAGAAGCTGTTGTAGCAGACACGCTTAATTTAGATGATGAGTTAGAAGAAGAAGTACCGATTACTGAACAAATTATTACACCTCCACCTCCACCACCTCCACCACCACCTACAATTGAAGTAATAGAAGTTGTTGAAGATGAAGTAGAAGTAGAAGAAACAGTGGTAGAATCTACAGAAACTGAAATGGAAACTGAAATTGTAGAGGTTGAAGAAGTAGAGGTTGAAGAAGTAGAAGAAGATTTAGAAGTACCTTTTCATGTTATTGAAAATGTAGCTGTTTTTCCAGGATGTGAAAATGAAAAAGGAAACGCTGCCAAGAAAGAGTGTATGAATGAAAAAG belongs to Winogradskyella sp. J14-2 and includes:
- the gcvH gene encoding glycine cleavage system protein GcvH, with product MNIPSELKYTKDHEWVKIEGDIATVGITDFAQGELGDIVYVEVETVDETLDAEEVFGTVEAVKTVSDLFLPLSGEIIEFNESLEDEPEKVNTDPYGEGWMIKLKISDTSEVEDLLSANDYKALISG
- a CDS encoding energy transducer TonB, with the translated sequence MEPKKNPKSDVSRNSSLYFAVGLTLMLAITYMAINYKTYDKEAVVADTLNLDDELEEEVPITEQIITPPPPPPPPPPTIEVIEVVEDEVEVEETVVESTETEMETEIVEVEEVEVEEVEEDLEVPFHVIENVAVFPGCENEKGNAAKKECMNEKVNKFIQRKFNTELAQDLGLAPGKKRIYCRFKVDKNGNVTAIQTRGPHPSLEKEAQKVLSQLPKMKPGKQRGKAVVMPFSIPIVFQVQD
- a CDS encoding VanZ family protein; this translates as MVKKLLFLAALVYTFVLVVATFINLNGVPSLGSSFDDKIYHFLAYVVLGGLWITYFKSFSNNNRLWLVFIVVVFFGILLEVIQHKLNKNRTYDTYDLLANCFGVLVGTLIAARLDILKLK